A single genomic interval of Aureliella helgolandensis harbors:
- a CDS encoding FkbM family methyltransferase — protein MKLRQAWELVGIKQKPKIYGFEVRQQHFEGTDIEYAQWQHPKAYDCCVQDSEVSRLRKFLKPGDVAIDIGAHMGDSTLPMALTVGQQGLVIALEPNAYVFPVLEANAKLNVDKTNIQAHPHAITHSEGKLTFSYGDAGFMNGGSVDKTRWFRWENPYHQTVQGVRLDEFLADHYPGVRDKIRFVKIDAEGYDYFVLQSMPELLESVRPYVQLEIMHGTPRSYRDGIFQLLTDRHYKLQRLTNAENDSAIAKPSDMYDVEDFDIFCSPHAV, from the coding sequence ATGAAGCTACGTCAGGCATGGGAATTAGTCGGAATCAAGCAAAAGCCCAAAATTTATGGATTCGAAGTACGCCAGCAGCACTTCGAGGGAACTGACATCGAATACGCCCAATGGCAACACCCCAAGGCCTACGACTGTTGCGTCCAGGACTCCGAAGTCAGCCGGCTCCGCAAGTTTCTGAAGCCCGGAGATGTGGCAATTGACATTGGTGCGCACATGGGTGATTCAACGCTCCCCATGGCACTCACCGTAGGCCAACAAGGGCTCGTGATCGCCCTCGAACCCAATGCATACGTCTTCCCAGTGCTTGAAGCGAATGCCAAACTGAATGTCGACAAGACCAACATCCAAGCTCACCCGCATGCCATCACTCATAGCGAGGGAAAACTGACCTTTTCCTACGGGGACGCTGGATTCATGAACGGTGGCTCTGTCGACAAAACTCGCTGGTTTCGCTGGGAAAATCCCTACCATCAAACAGTGCAAGGCGTGAGACTTGACGAATTTCTTGCCGACCACTACCCGGGTGTGCGAGATAAAATTCGATTCGTAAAAATCGATGCCGAGGGATACGATTACTTCGTTCTACAGTCCATGCCAGAACTCTTGGAATCGGTCCGCCCCTACGTCCAACTGGAGATCATGCACGGCACACCACGATCCTATCGAGACGGTATTTTCCAACTGCTTACCGATCGGCACTATAAACTTCAGCGGCTTACCAACGCCGAGAATGACTCCGCGATCGCCAAGCCCTCGGACATGTACGATGTGGAGGACTTTGACATCTTCTGCAGCCCACACGCCGTTTGA
- a CDS encoding lactonase family protein, producing MMTRLHAAILSSNWRLAQVFGVVAVGVLTHSAWAQLPKESRLKHIEDVVREDLNAINRIAITDDGKFLYAASWGAGTVTTFARNDDGRIEHLGTTKLPVMDGAVDVVISPNQRFVSVIAFRSNSLLIFNRDSVTGKLKVDGHSRSQLQFSNAIDFSPDSRFLYVSNAQDETPLHGSMVCYEVSDTAALKNVQKLSGPEYYGMRDILVSKNGKKAYAACDQAGTVLEFDRSIETGELTLVNTLKDGEAGVNNIDGVLSLALSADGLDLFSVAGRFKGDNAVTWFHSGDDGKMHFVSDIAELGRFQGGNSIQIDPTGNTLYATATVSGSIAAIAVTKEEQKLVHLTTLVDGQNGLLTGAAGLTFSPDGKFLYVAVENADGIGVYEFIPSDSSEAAEPNAIPSE from the coding sequence ATGATGACTCGCCTTCATGCAGCAATACTCTCGTCAAATTGGCGACTTGCCCAAGTATTTGGAGTTGTCGCAGTCGGTGTGTTGACGCACTCGGCTTGGGCTCAACTGCCGAAAGAATCTCGTCTGAAACACATCGAAGATGTCGTTCGAGAGGATCTAAATGCAATCAATCGGATCGCGATCACCGACGATGGAAAGTTTCTGTATGCGGCATCTTGGGGAGCAGGGACGGTAACCACATTCGCTCGCAACGATGATGGCCGAATAGAACATTTAGGTACAACAAAGTTGCCAGTGATGGATGGAGCTGTCGACGTTGTGATTAGCCCCAATCAGCGATTCGTTTCGGTAATCGCTTTTCGCTCCAATTCGCTATTAATATTCAATCGAGATTCGGTAACGGGTAAGCTGAAGGTCGATGGGCACTCGCGGAGTCAGTTGCAGTTTTCTAATGCCATTGACTTTTCGCCCGATTCGCGGTTTCTGTATGTCTCTAATGCTCAAGATGAGACGCCACTGCATGGCTCCATGGTGTGCTATGAAGTGAGCGATACTGCCGCACTTAAGAATGTCCAGAAACTATCTGGTCCAGAGTACTATGGCATGCGCGACATTCTTGTCAGTAAGAATGGCAAAAAAGCATACGCTGCCTGCGATCAGGCTGGGACGGTACTCGAATTCGATCGGAGTATCGAAACGGGCGAATTGACGTTGGTAAATACTTTGAAAGATGGCGAGGCTGGCGTCAACAATATTGATGGCGTACTTTCGCTTGCGCTTTCGGCGGATGGTCTTGATTTGTTCTCAGTCGCCGGTCGGTTCAAAGGGGACAATGCTGTGACTTGGTTCCATAGTGGAGACGACGGCAAGATGCACTTTGTATCGGATATTGCTGAGCTCGGTCGCTTTCAGGGTGGAAACAGTATTCAGATAGATCCCACTGGAAATACTCTCTATGCAACCGCGACCGTTTCTGGATCAATCGCAGCTATTGCGGTCACTAAGGAGGAACAAAAACTGGTACACCTAACAACCCTTGTGGACGGGCAAAATGGTTTGCTCACCGGGGCTGCCGGCCTGACGTTTTCACCGGACGGAAAATTTCTCTATGTGGCCGTCGAGAATGCCGACGGGATAGGTGTTTATGAGTTTATTCCCTCAGATTCATCAGAAGCTGCGGAGCCAAATGCTATTCCTTCGGAGTAG
- the ppc gene encoding phosphoenolpyruvate carboxylase has protein sequence MKSIENDQTLDRLVELLDLVVREQVGESLADTMQRIRRLAVERRAGLPDAESRLNEELIRLNSCDMRAVIRWLSLFFDLANVAEERQRIDVLKDRDNAARANGIPRSESIAESVVELQRQGVSASEMQRWLDRLRIEPVFTAHPSEAKRRTTRQLLRRIRQLLPKIATNESDSAETELLANLTVLWQSDLVRPERPPVMSEVSRGLYFASTLWDVVPQTYHEMRSALQRVYPNHHFEIPRFLSFGTWIGGDRDGHPFVTGEVTRETFSRLRRAALDGHVAECRKLHNQLVISDQQVDSDQALRDCIERCAKRWPELSRRLTSVSKAETYRRFTRMLEFRLERTIASSKACEREDGAYESLSEFRGELSVLRESILAHRGRRVVEQYLQPWIDLVDTFGFHFAALDIRQNSEVHRTCLQEVLALQATDDAPTGPVAIEDFLEREATPRRIDLDQLTAPSREVFDTFTLLVEEYARWGQAPIGGYIISMTHSAADVLTVLWLWRTAWSQRFEGSSKAPYLPIMPLFETIDDLRNAADILNQLFTAPVYQKYLSGHGPRQQTVMVGYSDSTKDGGYLTACWELHQAQERLAAVATQHHCELTVFHGRGGALGRGGGPAARAIRSLPQQAVGGRLRVTEQGEVLSERYDDPIIAHRHIEQIVHATLLVSATPSITPESTWTAAMDQLSAGSLRKYRELVEHPGFLDYFDCATPISEIESLPIGSRPARRGARKSLSDLRAIPWTFAWTQSRHVLPAWFGLGTAVRKFVDSHDGVWSMLRLMYRDWPMFRALIDNAELALAKADMRIARSYAALVGDAESQEVWQMISDEFDQSRGAILLIKKTQELLADIAWLRASVLTRNPSVDPLNLAQISLLSRLRTAEKADDADELTDLVRHSIQGIAAGLRTTG, from the coding sequence ATGAAATCCATCGAGAATGACCAAACGCTCGACCGTCTGGTCGAACTGCTTGACTTAGTTGTCCGTGAACAAGTCGGAGAATCGCTCGCAGATACCATGCAGCGCATCCGTAGGCTGGCTGTAGAGCGTCGTGCCGGCCTACCAGATGCCGAATCGCGTCTCAATGAGGAACTCATACGACTCAACTCCTGCGATATGCGAGCCGTTATTCGGTGGCTAAGCTTGTTCTTTGATCTGGCAAACGTGGCGGAAGAGCGACAGCGGATCGACGTACTGAAAGATCGCGATAACGCAGCCCGTGCCAACGGTATCCCGCGCAGCGAGTCCATCGCGGAATCGGTCGTCGAGCTTCAGCGGCAAGGGGTATCCGCATCGGAGATGCAGCGCTGGCTGGACCGCCTCAGGATTGAGCCGGTTTTTACGGCGCATCCATCCGAAGCTAAACGCCGCACGACCCGACAACTCCTGCGCCGCATTCGCCAATTGCTGCCGAAAATTGCGACGAACGAATCCGATTCCGCTGAAACGGAACTTCTAGCCAATTTGACCGTCCTGTGGCAAAGCGATCTCGTCCGACCAGAGCGGCCGCCTGTCATGAGCGAAGTCAGTCGTGGACTCTATTTCGCGTCAACACTATGGGACGTCGTTCCCCAGACCTACCACGAGATGCGGTCGGCTCTGCAAAGAGTGTATCCGAATCACCACTTTGAAATCCCCCGCTTCCTGTCGTTTGGAACATGGATTGGTGGCGATCGCGACGGGCACCCCTTTGTGACGGGCGAGGTCACGCGGGAAACGTTTTCCCGCTTGCGTCGTGCCGCCTTGGATGGACACGTTGCTGAATGTCGAAAGTTGCACAACCAACTGGTTATCTCCGATCAACAGGTAGACTCGGACCAAGCCCTGCGAGACTGCATCGAACGCTGCGCGAAGCGTTGGCCTGAACTCAGCCGTCGACTCACCTCGGTCTCAAAGGCCGAGACCTACCGACGCTTCACGCGCATGCTTGAGTTCCGCTTGGAACGGACGATCGCCTCGTCGAAAGCGTGCGAACGCGAGGATGGAGCGTACGAATCACTGAGTGAGTTTCGTGGCGAGCTCAGCGTGCTTCGTGAAAGCATCCTTGCGCATCGCGGGCGCAGAGTGGTAGAACAATACCTGCAGCCCTGGATCGACCTCGTAGACACATTCGGCTTCCACTTCGCTGCACTCGATATTCGCCAAAATTCGGAAGTGCACCGAACATGCTTGCAGGAAGTCCTAGCCTTGCAGGCCACGGATGATGCACCTACTGGGCCAGTCGCGATCGAAGACTTCCTGGAACGCGAGGCCACTCCCCGCCGCATCGACCTCGACCAACTGACTGCTCCATCACGGGAAGTTTTTGACACCTTTACGCTGTTGGTGGAGGAATACGCGAGGTGGGGGCAGGCCCCAATCGGCGGCTACATCATCAGCATGACACACTCTGCCGCAGATGTACTGACGGTACTGTGGCTCTGGCGAACGGCCTGGTCACAACGGTTCGAGGGTTCATCCAAGGCTCCCTACCTACCGATCATGCCCCTGTTTGAAACCATCGACGATCTTCGCAATGCCGCCGATATCCTCAACCAATTGTTCACTGCCCCCGTCTATCAAAAATACCTCTCGGGCCACGGACCGCGACAGCAAACCGTGATGGTGGGCTATTCCGACAGCACCAAGGATGGAGGCTACCTGACCGCCTGCTGGGAATTGCATCAAGCACAGGAGCGGCTGGCCGCAGTCGCCACGCAGCATCACTGCGAGTTGACCGTATTCCATGGTCGTGGGGGCGCACTCGGGCGAGGCGGCGGACCAGCAGCCAGAGCGATCCGCTCTCTGCCACAGCAAGCCGTTGGCGGACGTTTGCGCGTCACCGAACAAGGCGAGGTTCTTTCGGAACGCTATGATGACCCGATCATCGCGCACAGACATATCGAGCAAATTGTCCACGCCACGTTGCTCGTGAGCGCTACCCCCAGCATCACGCCGGAGTCGACCTGGACTGCAGCTATGGACCAACTGTCCGCCGGCTCACTCCGCAAGTATCGCGAATTGGTTGAGCATCCGGGCTTCTTGGACTACTTCGATTGCGCAACCCCCATCAGCGAAATCGAGAGTCTACCAATTGGCTCGCGCCCCGCCAGACGAGGCGCGCGCAAGTCGCTCAGCGACTTGCGCGCGATACCGTGGACATTTGCATGGACCCAATCACGTCATGTCCTCCCCGCATGGTTCGGCCTGGGCACCGCCGTCCGCAAGTTTGTCGACAGCCACGACGGCGTTTGGTCGATGTTGAGGCTGATGTATCGCGATTGGCCGATGTTCCGCGCCTTAATTGACAATGCGGAACTCGCGTTAGCAAAGGCCGACATGAGAATTGCCCGTTCGTACGCGGCACTAGTCGGGGACGCGGAGAGCCAAGAGGTCTGGCAAATGATTTCCGACGAATTCGATCAAAGTCGTGGGGCAATCCTTTTGATCAAGAAAACGCAAGAGCTACTGGCCGACATTGCTTGGCTTCGAGCGTCTGTCCTGACGAGAAACCCTAGTGTCGATCCACTGAATCTAGCGCAGATCAGCCTGCTAAGTAGGCTGCGCACCGCCGAGAAAGCCGACGACGCGGACGAGCTCACCGATCTTGTACGCCATTCAATTCAAGGCATCGCAGCCGGTCTCAGAACCACCGGCTAG
- a CDS encoding HlyD family secretion protein — protein sequence MLAPVAYSEAALPSLKLARSSRLARTIGKVLFGLLVLGTILVTFAPWQQSVKGTGNVIAFAPMERQQAIQTPIKGRIVSLGEGIYENAHVQKGDLIVEIADVDPGYLTRLESQLSASQRQLEAAEALLAANERNLEAAKTIVSSVEAQVTAYGIVKVEILAAADATIASAKNKVEAEEQQLLEHEAAFSQVTADYERQKTLFEEEIASQLKFQEAQRKLKEAQAKVEKSKAYVRAAKNDLLSKQSDRKAKEQKAQVDIDYATATLKKAGGDVAKAESDVAKAQSDLTKGQKELLDSETKLARQQSQRIYAPFDGFVTRITPNQSSQILKEGDPICIIVPDTADRAVQIWLDGNDSSLVQPGRHVRLQFDGWPAVQFAGWPSVAVGTFGGKVVSIDATDDGMGKFRILVLPDDVEHEWPDERFLRQGVRANGWVLLDQVPLWYELWRNMNGFPPVVATEEPKGKKPPKLPKP from the coding sequence ATGCTCGCGCCCGTAGCGTATAGTGAAGCGGCGCTACCATCCCTGAAACTGGCGCGCTCCTCGCGTTTAGCCCGAACCATTGGCAAGGTGCTATTCGGATTGCTCGTGTTGGGAACAATTCTGGTGACCTTTGCCCCCTGGCAGCAGTCGGTGAAGGGGACAGGGAATGTGATTGCCTTCGCCCCCATGGAGCGGCAGCAGGCGATTCAGACACCGATCAAGGGGCGAATCGTGAGCTTGGGGGAAGGGATTTATGAAAACGCTCATGTCCAAAAAGGGGACTTGATTGTCGAGATTGCTGACGTCGATCCTGGGTACCTGACGCGCCTCGAGTCGCAACTCTCTGCCTCACAACGGCAGTTGGAGGCTGCAGAAGCACTGCTGGCGGCCAATGAGCGGAATTTGGAAGCCGCGAAAACGATTGTTTCATCCGTCGAGGCTCAAGTCACCGCCTACGGCATTGTCAAAGTCGAGATACTCGCCGCAGCCGACGCCACGATTGCGTCCGCAAAGAATAAAGTGGAGGCCGAAGAACAACAGCTCTTGGAACACGAAGCTGCGTTTTCTCAAGTGACCGCCGACTATGAACGCCAGAAGACGCTCTTTGAGGAAGAGATCGCATCGCAGCTGAAGTTCCAAGAAGCGCAACGCAAGCTCAAGGAAGCTCAAGCGAAGGTTGAGAAATCCAAAGCCTACGTGCGGGCTGCGAAGAACGATTTGTTGAGCAAGCAGAGTGACCGTAAGGCGAAGGAGCAGAAAGCTCAAGTTGACATCGATTATGCCACGGCAACTCTGAAGAAGGCTGGGGGCGATGTAGCCAAGGCAGAGAGCGATGTCGCCAAAGCGCAGTCGGATTTGACGAAAGGTCAAAAGGAACTTTTGGACTCGGAAACCAAACTGGCTCGGCAACAGAGCCAACGGATCTACGCTCCGTTCGATGGTTTTGTGACGAGAATCACTCCCAACCAAAGCAGCCAGATTCTTAAAGAAGGGGATCCGATCTGCATCATCGTCCCAGACACGGCGGATCGTGCGGTGCAAATTTGGCTAGACGGCAACGATTCCTCGCTCGTGCAACCGGGGCGCCACGTTCGCCTGCAGTTCGATGGCTGGCCGGCGGTGCAATTTGCAGGCTGGCCATCCGTGGCCGTCGGCACCTTTGGAGGCAAAGTGGTCTCCATTGATGCAACGGATGACGGTATGGGAAAATTTCGGATTCTCGTCTTGCCCGATGACGTCGAACACGAATGGCCAGACGAGCGATTTCTTCGCCAGGGGGTGCGTGCCAATGGTTGGGTGCTGTTGGACCAAGTACCGTTGTGGTACGAGCTTTGGCGCAACATGAACGGATTTCCACCAGTGGTTGCGACCGAGGAACCCAAGGGGAAAAAGCCGCCCAAGTTGCCGAAGCCTTAG
- a CDS encoding SGNH/GDSL hydrolase family protein, whose protein sequence is MKQLLSLAVAVAVMGASVAVAADLESGLKKGEGIGAFNVTKCAGAAEDGVDVGNNLCYRCKNGARPQVMVFTRSTDDKVVSLVKQLDAQIKKNDEAQLRAFVNMLGESKDGASSEVKKLAENTKAVNVPFVVPNEFENGPADYGINPKAAVTIILANNSKVVGNFAVADAKELDVKAVVAELKKMLN, encoded by the coding sequence ATGAAACAATTGTTGAGTCTAGCTGTTGCTGTAGCTGTCATGGGAGCTTCTGTTGCAGTAGCTGCCGACTTGGAAAGCGGATTGAAGAAGGGCGAAGGAATCGGCGCCTTCAACGTAACGAAGTGTGCTGGCGCTGCAGAAGATGGCGTCGATGTCGGAAATAACCTCTGCTATCGCTGCAAGAACGGTGCCCGGCCCCAAGTCATGGTATTTACCCGCAGCACCGATGACAAAGTCGTCTCGCTCGTTAAGCAACTCGATGCACAGATCAAGAAAAACGACGAAGCACAATTGCGTGCATTCGTGAATATGCTCGGCGAAAGCAAGGACGGAGCTTCCAGCGAAGTCAAGAAGCTCGCTGAAAACACGAAAGCGGTTAACGTTCCCTTCGTTGTACCCAACGAATTCGAAAACGGTCCTGCCGACTACGGAATCAATCCCAAGGCTGCAGTCACCATCATTCTTGCTAACAACAGCAAGGTCGTTGGCAATTTTGCCGTGGCCGACGCCAAGGAATTGGATGTCAAAGCCGTTGTCGCCGAATTGAAGAAGATGCTGAACTAG
- a CDS encoding peptidase domain-containing ABC transporter produces the protein MRTLRAQFAGAAAILEHFTAGDPIHERNASKRVLAEVTNAWPGEARQQWWKWFAEASSSLGLRTKTLDCTIEEAFSLARNHAQLVCFREDAATAPDGEWLAVMATSRRRFQVLLAKDHDVTERMSARALRKALKRFSIDGSVRCVVMQPHAAVSSTHPGKEGQRFSPVERLREFLKPEASDIWIVIVFAFVVSLLMLATPIAVEALVNTVAFGRLVQPILILALMLLTFLGFQGAIRALQTYVVEVIQRRLFARVAGDLAFRLPRTEAEAMDGEYMPEVVNRFFDVVTVQKVTAQLLLDGLGLILSAFIGMAVLGFYHPWLLGFDVFLLAAIAIIIFVLGRGAVSSAVKESKHKYKMAAWLGDIARCPTAFRNDGGAEFALERADRMVHEYLIARRKHFRIIMRQVLFALGLQAVASTVLLGLGGWLVVSGELTLGQLVAAELIVTVIVGAFAKFGKHMESFYDVLASVDKLGVLFDIPMERQDGMLAITLTEPAQLGLEKVSYAWPGQPKAVDCVDARVAKGESVAVLGDAGSGKTTLLEMIYGLRDPTSGHIVVDGFDPRDLRPDVLRTRISMAHGAEVFHATVEENVHLHREGVTATNVRDVLNGIGLLDPILRLTDGCKTMLTSNGSPLSESQCRLLGIARAAIGRPGLLLVDGSLDMLGAHDLERCLKFLLAEDRPWTLIVATSREEIAQQFARTISLNQFESVGAV, from the coding sequence ATGAGAACACTGAGAGCACAGTTTGCCGGAGCAGCGGCGATTCTGGAGCACTTTACCGCTGGCGATCCCATTCATGAACGGAACGCCTCGAAGCGGGTTCTCGCGGAAGTCACCAATGCTTGGCCGGGCGAAGCTCGCCAGCAGTGGTGGAAGTGGTTTGCCGAGGCGTCGAGCAGTCTGGGGTTGCGGACGAAAACGCTGGATTGCACGATTGAGGAAGCCTTTTCCCTGGCCCGCAACCACGCTCAATTGGTCTGTTTTCGTGAGGATGCGGCGACCGCTCCGGATGGGGAATGGCTGGCTGTGATGGCGACGTCTAGGCGGCGTTTCCAAGTTCTGTTGGCCAAAGACCACGATGTCACGGAGCGGATGTCGGCGCGTGCCTTACGCAAGGCGCTGAAACGCTTCTCCATCGACGGTTCGGTTCGCTGTGTAGTGATGCAACCGCACGCTGCCGTTTCCTCCACGCACCCTGGCAAGGAGGGGCAACGCTTTTCTCCCGTTGAGCGTCTTCGAGAATTTCTAAAACCAGAAGCATCTGACATTTGGATTGTCATTGTATTTGCCTTCGTGGTGTCTCTGCTCATGCTGGCAACGCCCATCGCGGTCGAGGCGCTGGTGAACACGGTTGCGTTCGGTCGTTTGGTGCAGCCGATCCTCATACTAGCTTTGATGCTGCTGACGTTTCTTGGATTCCAGGGAGCCATTCGGGCGTTACAAACCTACGTGGTTGAGGTGATTCAGCGGCGGTTGTTTGCACGCGTGGCAGGAGATCTTGCGTTTCGTCTACCGCGGACGGAAGCGGAAGCCATGGATGGTGAGTACATGCCGGAGGTCGTCAATCGGTTTTTCGATGTGGTGACCGTTCAGAAGGTGACAGCTCAACTATTGCTAGACGGCCTCGGTTTGATCCTGAGTGCGTTCATCGGGATGGCCGTGCTGGGATTCTATCACCCATGGTTGCTCGGGTTCGATGTGTTTCTGCTCGCCGCGATTGCCATCATTATCTTCGTGCTTGGGCGTGGTGCGGTGTCGAGTGCGGTGAAGGAATCCAAGCACAAGTACAAAATGGCCGCTTGGCTGGGAGACATCGCGCGGTGTCCGACGGCGTTCCGCAACGACGGCGGAGCCGAATTCGCACTAGAGCGCGCCGACCGTATGGTTCACGAATACTTGATCGCCCGTCGTAAACACTTCCGAATCATCATGCGACAAGTTTTGTTCGCTCTTGGACTGCAGGCGGTAGCCAGCACGGTTCTGCTGGGGCTCGGGGGTTGGCTCGTTGTTTCCGGCGAGCTGACTTTAGGACAACTGGTTGCAGCTGAGCTTATCGTGACGGTGATTGTTGGTGCTTTCGCAAAATTTGGAAAGCATATGGAGAGCTTCTACGATGTATTGGCGTCGGTCGATAAGCTCGGTGTGCTGTTCGATATTCCAATGGAGCGACAGGACGGAATGCTGGCCATCACTCTTACGGAACCGGCCCAACTCGGATTGGAAAAGGTAAGCTACGCCTGGCCTGGCCAACCGAAAGCTGTGGACTGCGTCGACGCCCGAGTTGCCAAGGGGGAAAGCGTGGCAGTGCTAGGGGACGCCGGAAGCGGTAAAACGACCTTGCTGGAGATGATCTACGGCCTTCGCGATCCCACCTCAGGCCACATCGTAGTCGATGGTTTTGATCCTCGCGATTTGAGGCCTGACGTGTTGCGAACGCGGATTTCGATGGCGCACGGTGCCGAAGTATTCCACGCCACCGTCGAGGAAAATGTGCACTTGCACCGTGAGGGAGTCACGGCAACCAACGTGCGTGACGTACTCAATGGCATTGGGCTGCTCGATCCCATTCTGCGGCTGACCGATGGCTGCAAGACGATGCTGACGAGTAACGGATCACCGTTGAGCGAGAGCCAGTGTCGGCTGCTGGGGATCGCGCGGGCTGCCATTGGCCGTCCTGGGCTGCTACTGGTAGACGGTTCGTTGGACATGTTGGGGGCCCATGACTTAGAACGCTGCCTGAAATTTCTGCTTGCGGAGGATCGGCCGTGGACGCTGATCGTGGCGACATCGCGGGAGGAGATTGCCCAGCAGTTTGCTCGGACGATTTCACTGAACCAATTTGAAAGTGTGGGTGCCGTATGA
- a CDS encoding helix-turn-helix transcriptional regulator yields the protein MKTQQSTPQPPHNDSSSGVVGKPSAGWTFLTNHAHVLAVLHSDPEKVLREVANSVGITERAVQRIIQDLEEGGFIERQRVGRKNRYRILEGQPLRHPIESHRKIGDLMKLITGE from the coding sequence ATGAAGACACAACAAAGCACGCCTCAGCCCCCCCACAATGACTCTTCCAGCGGTGTTGTCGGTAAGCCATCTGCCGGTTGGACGTTTCTTACGAATCACGCACACGTGCTAGCAGTTCTGCATTCCGACCCAGAAAAGGTGCTGCGTGAGGTCGCCAACTCTGTTGGCATTACCGAGCGGGCCGTGCAGCGGATTATCCAGGACTTGGAGGAGGGCGGCTTTATCGAACGGCAGCGTGTGGGGCGGAAGAACCGATACCGCATCCTGGAAGGACAACCACTGCGCCATCCGATTGAGTCGCATCGCAAGATTGGCGATTTGATGAAGCTGATTACGGGAGAGTGA
- a CDS encoding TolC family protein, producing the protein MTLVWLLTITGCAGSNSAKNTLARPTGASPDRQSPVAAELRQNSSPFRLAGYRSTPSEQGGDGPPEMADEISLARPATAQVPAAARQILQPIEIVPTPPADVPAASVSIDDVVDSIHSTFPLLEAAYQENRIAAGNQIAAWGAFDVKLKASSESGALGFYETYRNSAGFSQPMYQGGEVFGGYRVGRGDFQPWYQERQTNDGGEFKAGVSVPLARNRKIDARRAELWRANYDRQRADPEVRAQLIRFVQDGSAAYWNWIAAGQQYEVGRNALQLAEQRNKQLERKVEVGDLDPPILQDNLRAIAMREAKLIDLGRKLKQSGVKLSLFLRDRDGVPMLPEESDLAEFPQPAPIERAVSDVDIATALRGRPELVVLNALSRRASVDLAEAQNDLLPLIDAQFVGSQDVGAPSSSKRDKSQFELEAGVFVELPVQRRKALGKSQAAHGKLVQIAAKRQFTEDKIRAEIQSAHAALLAAYGRLDRARESKRLAEYMADVERRKFELGQSDLLPVVLREQYAIEAAESEVDALLEYFLAKADYDAAMARDHPQ; encoded by the coding sequence GTGACATTGGTGTGGCTGCTGACGATTACCGGATGTGCTGGCTCGAATTCGGCCAAGAACACTCTGGCGCGCCCCACCGGGGCGTCCCCCGATCGCCAGTCACCGGTGGCAGCGGAACTTCGGCAGAACAGCAGCCCGTTTCGTTTGGCTGGTTATCGCTCCACCCCATCTGAACAGGGCGGAGATGGACCGCCCGAGATGGCGGACGAGATTTCGCTGGCACGCCCAGCAACCGCACAAGTACCAGCCGCCGCGCGACAGATCCTCCAGCCGATCGAGATTGTACCTACTCCCCCAGCTGACGTTCCAGCAGCCTCGGTCTCCATTGATGATGTCGTCGATTCGATTCACTCAACGTTTCCGCTGTTGGAGGCGGCCTATCAAGAGAATCGGATTGCTGCCGGAAATCAAATTGCGGCTTGGGGAGCATTCGACGTGAAACTCAAGGCGTCGAGCGAAAGCGGTGCTTTAGGCTTCTATGAGACGTATCGGAACAGTGCTGGGTTCTCGCAACCGATGTACCAGGGCGGTGAGGTGTTTGGCGGCTACCGAGTCGGTCGAGGCGATTTTCAGCCCTGGTATCAGGAACGTCAGACGAATGATGGCGGCGAATTTAAGGCCGGAGTCAGCGTACCGCTGGCGCGCAATCGGAAGATTGACGCGCGGCGTGCCGAGCTGTGGCGCGCGAACTACGATCGGCAGCGCGCCGATCCTGAAGTTCGAGCTCAATTGATTCGGTTCGTCCAAGATGGTAGCGCCGCGTATTGGAATTGGATCGCTGCTGGCCAGCAATACGAAGTTGGCAGAAATGCGCTCCAACTGGCCGAGCAGCGCAACAAACAGCTTGAGAGAAAGGTGGAGGTCGGTGACCTGGATCCACCCATCTTGCAGGATAACCTTCGCGCGATCGCAATGCGTGAGGCCAAGCTGATCGACCTGGGCAGGAAGCTCAAGCAGTCGGGGGTGAAATTGTCGCTGTTCCTGCGAGACCGGGACGGTGTGCCGATGCTGCCGGAAGAATCAGACTTGGCAGAATTTCCTCAGCCAGCTCCCATTGAAAGGGCAGTGAGCGATGTCGATATTGCGACAGCACTTCGGGGACGCCCGGAACTGGTCGTGCTGAATGCCTTGTCGCGACGCGCCAGCGTGGATCTGGCGGAAGCCCAGAACGATCTATTGCCCCTCATCGACGCGCAGTTTGTCGGATCGCAAGACGTGGGAGCTCCGTCAAGTTCGAAACGCGACAAGTCGCAGTTTGAACTGGAGGCGGGGGTCTTCGTGGAATTGCCTGTCCAGCGACGAAAAGCGCTCGGGAAGTCTCAAGCCGCTCACGGCAAGCTTGTGCAGATCGCCGCCAAGCGACAATTTACCGAAGACAAAATAAGAGCGGAAATCCAATCGGCACACGCCGCACTGCTGGCCGCTTACGGTCGCCTCGACCGAGCGCGTGAGTCGAAACGTCTCGCGGAGTATATGGCAGACGTCGAGCGGCGTAAGTTCGAACTGGGGCAAAGTGATCTGCTGCCTGTCGTCCTGCGAGAACAATATGCAATTGAGGCCGCCGAGTCCGAAGTCGACGCCTTGCTGGAGTACTTCCTCGCGAAAGCCGACTATGACGCAGCCATGGCACGCGATCATCCCCAATAG